A window from Gossypium raimondii isolate GPD5lz chromosome 7, ASM2569854v1, whole genome shotgun sequence encodes these proteins:
- the LOC105796723 gene encoding probable E3 ubiquitin-protein ligase RHB1A isoform X1, with the protein MGGCCCSSRKPLLHGTPVYYYCPPALEENESVTPHDGSASAMAARFLVNLDLEVPDTFRPPPAPLPYDVVLGCPQSTDSESFRETLSRGSFETLPTCEDLEESDCKTQSGLLLSPRKSEVSKLTESKESTAEEEDACPICLEEYGTENPKLITKCEHHFHLSCILEWMERSDTCPICGNDIKPDFWSMTLGMLQIHIGFWFCSKSDGVPPRLNFIRYLVI; encoded by the exons ATGGGAGGCTGCTGCTGTTCTTCCAGGAAACCTCTTCTGCATGGGACACCTGTGTATTACTAT TGTCCACCAGCTTTGGAAGAGAATGAGTCTGTAACACCTCATGATGGATCAGCCTCCGCAATGGCTGCAAGATTCCTGGTTAATTTGGATTTAGAAGTACCTGACACCTTTAGACCACCTCCTGCACCATTGCCATATGATGTGGTCTTGGGATGTCCACAATCAACCGATTCGGAGTCCTTCAGAGAAACTCTTAGTAGAGGTAGTTTCGAGACTCTGCCAACATGTGAAGATCTTGAGGAATCTGACTGCAAAACACAGTCTGGTTTGCTTCTTTCGCCAAGGAAATCAGAAGTCTCAAAATTAACCGAGTCTAAGGAATCAACGGCAGAAGAAGAGGATGCTTGTCCTATTTGTCTTGAAG AGTATGGCACAGAGAATCCAAAACTTATCACTAAATGTGAACACCATTTTCATCTCTCATGCATTTTGGAGTGGATGGAAAGAAGTGACACCTGCCCTATCTGCG GAAATGATATTAAACCAGACTTTTGGTCAATGACGCTTGGTATGCTGCAGATACATATTGGTTTTTGGTTCTGCAGCAAGTCTGATGGTGTGCCCCCAAGATTGAATTTTATCAGATATCTAGTtatataa
- the LOC105796723 gene encoding probable E3 ubiquitin-protein ligase RHB1A isoform X4, producing MAARFLVNLDLEVPDTFRPPPAPLPYDVVLGCPQSTDSESFRETLSRGSFETLPTCEDLEESDCKTQSGLLLSPRKSEVSKLTESKESTAEEEDACPICLEEYGTENPKLITKCEHHFHLSCILEWMERSDTCPICGNDIKPDFWSMTLGMLQIHIGFWFCSKSDGVPPRLNFIRYLVI from the exons ATGGCTGCAAGATTCCTGGTTAATTTGGATTTAGAAGTACCTGACACCTTTAGACCACCTCCTGCACCATTGCCATATGATGTGGTCTTGGGATGTCCACAATCAACCGATTCGGAGTCCTTCAGAGAAACTCTTAGTAGAGGTAGTTTCGAGACTCTGCCAACATGTGAAGATCTTGAGGAATCTGACTGCAAAACACAGTCTGGTTTGCTTCTTTCGCCAAGGAAATCAGAAGTCTCAAAATTAACCGAGTCTAAGGAATCAACGGCAGAAGAAGAGGATGCTTGTCCTATTTGTCTTGAAG AGTATGGCACAGAGAATCCAAAACTTATCACTAAATGTGAACACCATTTTCATCTCTCATGCATTTTGGAGTGGATGGAAAGAAGTGACACCTGCCCTATCTGCG GAAATGATATTAAACCAGACTTTTGGTCAATGACGCTTGGTATGCTGCAGATACATATTGGTTTTTGGTTCTGCAGCAAGTCTGATGGTGTGCCCCCAAGATTGAATTTTATCAGATATCTAGTtatataa
- the LOC105796723 gene encoding probable E3 ubiquitin-protein ligase RHB1A isoform X2: protein MGGCCCSSRKPLLHGTPVYYYCPPALEENESVTPHDGSASAMAARFLVNLDLEVPDTFRPPPAPLPYDVVLGCPQSTDSESFRETLSRGSFETLPTCEDLEESDCKTQSGLLLSPRKSEVSKLTESKESTAEEEDACPICLEEYGTENPKLITKCEHHFHLSCILEWMERSDTCPICGQEMILNQTFGQ, encoded by the exons ATGGGAGGCTGCTGCTGTTCTTCCAGGAAACCTCTTCTGCATGGGACACCTGTGTATTACTAT TGTCCACCAGCTTTGGAAGAGAATGAGTCTGTAACACCTCATGATGGATCAGCCTCCGCAATGGCTGCAAGATTCCTGGTTAATTTGGATTTAGAAGTACCTGACACCTTTAGACCACCTCCTGCACCATTGCCATATGATGTGGTCTTGGGATGTCCACAATCAACCGATTCGGAGTCCTTCAGAGAAACTCTTAGTAGAGGTAGTTTCGAGACTCTGCCAACATGTGAAGATCTTGAGGAATCTGACTGCAAAACACAGTCTGGTTTGCTTCTTTCGCCAAGGAAATCAGAAGTCTCAAAATTAACCGAGTCTAAGGAATCAACGGCAGAAGAAGAGGATGCTTGTCCTATTTGTCTTGAAG AGTATGGCACAGAGAATCCAAAACTTATCACTAAATGTGAACACCATTTTCATCTCTCATGCATTTTGGAGTGGATGGAAAGAAGTGACACCTGCCCTATCTGCGGTCAG GAAATGATATTAAACCAGACTTTTGGTCAATGA
- the LOC105796723 gene encoding probable E3 ubiquitin-protein ligase RHB1A isoform X3: MGGCCCSSRKPLLHGTPVYYYCPPALEENESVTPHDGSASAMAARFLVNLDLEVPDTFRPPPAPLPYDVVLGCPQSTDSESFRETLSRGSFETLPTCEDLEESDCKTQSGLLLSPRKSEVSKLTESKESTAEEEDACPICLEEYGTENPKLITKCEHHFHLSCILEWMERSDTCPICGQVCLC; this comes from the exons ATGGGAGGCTGCTGCTGTTCTTCCAGGAAACCTCTTCTGCATGGGACACCTGTGTATTACTAT TGTCCACCAGCTTTGGAAGAGAATGAGTCTGTAACACCTCATGATGGATCAGCCTCCGCAATGGCTGCAAGATTCCTGGTTAATTTGGATTTAGAAGTACCTGACACCTTTAGACCACCTCCTGCACCATTGCCATATGATGTGGTCTTGGGATGTCCACAATCAACCGATTCGGAGTCCTTCAGAGAAACTCTTAGTAGAGGTAGTTTCGAGACTCTGCCAACATGTGAAGATCTTGAGGAATCTGACTGCAAAACACAGTCTGGTTTGCTTCTTTCGCCAAGGAAATCAGAAGTCTCAAAATTAACCGAGTCTAAGGAATCAACGGCAGAAGAAGAGGATGCTTGTCCTATTTGTCTTGAAG AGTATGGCACAGAGAATCCAAAACTTATCACTAAATGTGAACACCATTTTCATCTCTCATGCATTTTGGAGTGGATGGAAAGAAGTGACACCTGCCCTATCTGCGGTCAGGTTTGCCTCTGTTAA